In Pedobacter heparinus DSM 2366, the following are encoded in one genomic region:
- a CDS encoding MGH1-like glycoside hydrolase domain-containing protein, giving the protein MMNRKNFILMALFLFFTGVAAAQLPAGTAKLKKYVTFFNSIDEEAVKNFVPNAAAFDWLAQNIPLLECPDEVLEQNYYYRWWSFRKHLVKTPEGFIFTEFIEPVNHAGKYNSISCALGHHIYEGRWLKNTEYLKEYIDFWLYHADVGQSKPRFHQFSSWLDDAVYQNYLVTPDAAHLKRILPALDADYAKWEKERQVKSGLFWQFDVRDGMEESVSGSRKDENRRPTISSYMYGNAKALANIAAITGDKALTEKYIVKAAQLKKLVQDSLWDSKGSFFKTRHPNGKLAVAREAIGFVPWDFNLPADQPVYARAWDQLLDTAGFKAPWGLTTAERREPTFRTRGSGHSCEWDGALWPFASSQTLKGLANLLTNYKNHGKMTATVFYDELHQYALSHQKNGKPYLGEYQDEKNGEWLKGDNPRSSFYNHSTFCDLVINDLIGIKPRADQAVGFQPLIPEGKWDWFLLDNLSYHGKTLQLRWDKTGKKYNKGKGLYIYANGKEIYRAANLKPAVIKMK; this is encoded by the coding sequence ATGATGAACAGAAAGAATTTTATACTCATGGCATTGTTCCTGTTTTTTACAGGAGTTGCTGCTGCGCAGTTGCCTGCAGGTACGGCCAAACTTAAAAAGTACGTAACCTTTTTTAATTCCATTGATGAAGAAGCAGTGAAAAACTTTGTGCCCAATGCTGCGGCATTCGACTGGCTGGCACAAAATATTCCCTTGCTGGAGTGTCCGGATGAAGTATTGGAACAAAACTATTATTACCGGTGGTGGTCTTTCCGTAAGCATCTGGTAAAAACACCTGAAGGCTTTATCTTTACCGAGTTTATTGAGCCTGTTAACCATGCAGGCAAATACAATTCTATCAGCTGTGCACTTGGGCACCATATTTATGAAGGGCGATGGTTAAAGAACACGGAATATTTAAAAGAATATATAGATTTCTGGCTGTACCATGCCGATGTTGGTCAAAGCAAACCGCGCTTTCACCAGTTTAGCAGCTGGCTGGATGATGCAGTGTACCAGAACTACCTGGTAACACCGGATGCAGCGCATTTGAAACGCATATTGCCTGCCCTGGATGCTGATTATGCCAAATGGGAAAAAGAAAGACAAGTAAAAAGCGGCCTGTTCTGGCAGTTTGATGTCAGGGACGGAATGGAAGAGTCGGTAAGCGGGTCACGGAAAGATGAGAACCGCAGGCCTACCATCAGCAGTTATATGTATGGAAATGCAAAGGCCCTGGCCAATATTGCCGCAATTACAGGAGATAAAGCATTAACGGAAAAATATATTGTTAAAGCTGCACAGCTTAAAAAACTGGTGCAGGATAGCCTGTGGGACAGTAAAGGCAGTTTTTTTAAAACGAGGCACCCTAACGGAAAACTTGCTGTTGCGCGTGAGGCCATTGGCTTTGTGCCATGGGATTTCAATTTACCTGCCGATCAGCCAGTATATGCCAGGGCATGGGACCAGTTGCTGGATACTGCCGGGTTTAAAGCTCCCTGGGGCCTGACCACTGCCGAAAGGAGAGAACCTACATTCAGGACAAGGGGATCCGGCCATAGCTGCGAATGGGACGGTGCCTTATGGCCTTTTGCCAGTTCGCAAACTTTAAAAGGACTGGCAAATTTGCTTACCAATTATAAAAACCACGGTAAAATGACGGCAACTGTTTTTTATGATGAACTACATCAATATGCGCTTTCTCATCAGAAAAATGGTAAACCTTATCTGGGCGAATACCAGGATGAAAAGAATGGGGAATGGCTGAAAGGGGATAACCCAAGGAGCAGTTTCTATAACCATTCTACTTTTTGCGATCTGGTGATCAACGACCTGATTGGCATTAAACCAAGGGCTGATCAGGCTGTAGGCTTCCAGCCACTGATCCCTGAAGGGAAGTGGGACTGGTTTTTACTGGATAACCTCAGTTATCACGGCAAAACATTGCAGCTGCGCTGGGACAAGACCGGTAAAAAATACAATAAGGGCAAAGGATTGTACATCTATGCCAATGGAAAAGAAATTTATCGTGCTGCAAACTTAAAACCTGCAGTAATTAAAATGAAATGA
- a CDS encoding alpha-d-galacturonidase, producing MRNFHIFIFICLSLFSHAESHAARVDKKSKLTIVIPIQNSSRIKFGAGKLASALNLIGYDVNIVQRDKAPATKNVIVIGTKNDKLLNSLAAAMNATGTQAGKEGFSITYAKNRNLVIEGTDPSGALYGCMELADEIKNTGKLPEKIALTDQPEMVLRGTCIGLQKPDYLPGRDVYEYPYTPETFPWFYDKALWIQYLDMMVENRYNSLYLWNGHPFASLVRLKDYPYAVEVDDVTFKKNEEMFRFLTEEADKRGIWVIQMFYNIIIPKPFAEKHHLKTQDRNRPIIPLIADYTRKSIAAFVEKYPNVGLLVALGEAMEGVGQDDVDWFTKTIIPGVKDGLKAAGIKNEPPIVLRAHDTDAPRVMTASLPLYKNLYTENKFNGEALTTYEPRGSWAALHRKLSAVAPVHIANVHILANLEPFRYGSANFIQKSVQAMDKIYGAKGLHLYPQSGYWDWPYTADKISPRQLQVDRDWIWYKEWGRYAWNSKRDRNEEIDYWGKELAGKYGTDLASGKAILNAYEESGEISPKLLRRYGITDGNRQTLTLGMLMTQLINPYRYGLFTLMYESEAPEGEMIIEYAEKEWKKQGHIGETPVQIAKEVVVHGQQALAAINAAAATVTRDTAEFRRLKNDMYCYNAMANFYAEKVKSALWVLRYKYSNDVSDLEKALPLLEKSVSYYADLVKLTENDYLYANSMQTKQRKIPMRGVDKTFIHWKEMLPVFTKELDHFKKSIDSLKSAGKGKAIVLQPFKNAAVKILSDQGTYVIGRDAVVFTDSAAKIKDFTTQLKGLKAVKMAKTEQLKTGTTLKFSNTVPVKVLVGFFNKKGPSYLKAPELETDASANNYGQSEIKISNALVVAGYPPVNVHAYTFEAGTNTLTLGKGECLILGFITEKQEMRIYNAGLDGQGKDIDWLFE from the coding sequence ATGAGAAATTTCCACATTTTTATTTTTATATGTCTTTCGCTTTTTAGCCATGCTGAATCGCATGCTGCCAGAGTTGATAAAAAAAGCAAGCTCACCATTGTCATTCCCATTCAAAACAGTTCAAGGATTAAATTCGGTGCGGGTAAATTAGCAAGTGCTTTGAATTTAATTGGTTATGATGTTAATATTGTACAAAGAGACAAAGCTCCGGCCACAAAAAATGTAATCGTTATCGGTACAAAAAACGATAAGCTGTTAAACAGTTTGGCTGCGGCTATGAACGCTACTGGTACACAGGCCGGAAAAGAGGGGTTCAGCATCACTTATGCTAAAAACAGAAACCTGGTTATTGAGGGTACTGATCCTTCCGGAGCTTTATACGGTTGTATGGAGCTGGCTGATGAAATAAAAAATACAGGTAAACTACCTGAAAAGATTGCCCTTACAGATCAGCCGGAAATGGTATTGCGCGGAACCTGTATCGGACTCCAGAAACCCGACTATCTGCCGGGCAGGGATGTTTACGAATATCCTTATACCCCGGAAACATTCCCCTGGTTTTATGATAAAGCACTTTGGATCCAGTATCTGGATATGATGGTAGAGAACCGATACAATTCACTTTACCTCTGGAACGGTCACCCTTTTGCCTCATTGGTAAGGTTAAAAGATTATCCTTATGCAGTGGAGGTAGACGATGTTACTTTTAAGAAAAATGAAGAAATGTTCCGGTTTCTGACTGAAGAAGCGGATAAACGTGGCATTTGGGTAATCCAGATGTTTTACAATATCATTATCCCTAAACCTTTTGCCGAAAAACACCACCTCAAAACGCAGGACCGTAACAGGCCGATTATTCCTCTTATAGCCGATTATACCCGCAAATCTATTGCCGCCTTTGTAGAGAAATATCCGAATGTGGGTTTACTGGTGGCCTTGGGCGAAGCTATGGAAGGCGTAGGGCAGGACGATGTGGACTGGTTTACGAAAACCATTATTCCGGGGGTAAAAGATGGCTTAAAGGCTGCGGGTATTAAAAATGAACCACCAATTGTATTGAGGGCCCATGATACCGATGCACCCAGGGTAATGACCGCTTCCTTACCTCTGTATAAAAATTTATATACAGAAAATAAGTTTAACGGAGAGGCGCTTACCACTTATGAGCCCCGGGGAAGCTGGGCAGCGCTTCACAGAAAATTAAGTGCTGTTGCTCCGGTACATATTGCAAATGTACATATCCTGGCCAATCTGGAACCTTTCAGGTATGGGTCTGCCAATTTTATCCAGAAATCTGTACAGGCAATGGATAAAATATATGGGGCAAAAGGACTGCACCTTTACCCGCAATCGGGTTATTGGGACTGGCCATACACAGCTGATAAGATCAGCCCCAGGCAGTTGCAGGTTGACAGGGACTGGATCTGGTACAAGGAATGGGGCAGATATGCCTGGAATTCCAAAAGGGACAGAAATGAGGAAATTGATTACTGGGGAAAGGAGCTTGCTGGTAAATATGGCACTGACCTGGCCAGTGGTAAAGCCATCCTGAACGCATATGAAGAATCAGGAGAAATTTCTCCTAAACTGTTGCGCCGCTACGGGATTACCGATGGCAACAGGCAGACTTTAACACTGGGGATGCTGATGACCCAGCTGATCAATCCTTACCGTTATGGTTTATTTACCTTAATGTATGAGTCTGAAGCCCCGGAAGGAGAGATGATCATTGAGTACGCAGAGAAAGAATGGAAAAAACAAGGCCATATTGGAGAAACCCCTGTTCAGATTGCCAAAGAAGTGGTGGTACATGGACAGCAGGCCCTTGCAGCTATAAATGCAGCGGCAGCAACAGTTACCCGTGATACCGCAGAATTTAGAAGGCTCAAAAATGATATGTACTGCTACAATGCCATGGCCAATTTTTATGCAGAAAAGGTTAAATCGGCACTATGGGTGTTACGCTATAAATATTCAAACGATGTATCCGACCTGGAAAAGGCCCTGCCCCTTTTAGAAAAGAGCGTAAGTTATTATGCTGATTTGGTTAAACTAACAGAAAATGATTACCTGTATGCCAATAGTATGCAAACCAAACAGCGTAAAATACCTATGCGTGGCGTTGATAAAACTTTTATCCACTGGAAAGAGATGTTGCCGGTTTTTACGAAAGAACTGGACCATTTTAAAAAAAGCATAGATTCTTTGAAATCGGCAGGCAAGGGGAAAGCGATTGTATTACAGCCTTTTAAAAATGCAGCGGTTAAAATACTGTCGGACCAGGGAACTTATGTTATTGGCAGGGATGCGGTGGTATTTACAGATTCAGCAGCTAAAATAAAGGATTTCACGACACAGCTGAAGGGGCTTAAGGCTGTAAAAATGGCTAAAACAGAACAGCTAAAAACGGGTACTACACTGAAGTTCAGTAATACCGTCCCGGTAAAGGTTTTGGTAGGTTTTTTTAATAAAAAAGGCCCCTCATACCTTAAAGCTCCTGAACTCGAAACCGATGCCAGTGCAAACAATTACGGGCAATCGGAGATAAAGATTTCCAATGCCCTGGTTGTGGCGGGTTACCCGCCTGTCAATGTACATGCTTATACTTTTGAAGCCGGAACAAATACTTTAACTTTAGGAAAGGGCGAATGTCTGATCCTTGGCTTTATCACTGAAAAGCAGGAAATGAGGATCTATAATGCGGGACTTGACGGGCAAGGGAAAGACATTGACTGGTTATTTGAATAA
- a CDS encoding Lrp/AsnC family transcriptional regulator, whose protein sequence is MNTNTLDQVDLQILRLLQTDAKLTNKQLALKLHKASNTIYDRVDKLKKLGYITGTMTLINRKKMGEFLIAFTHVQLNEHTTDSLKAFQYEASKFSEVMECYHMTGSFDFNLKIVVRDMTSYNEFLVERLAKLSHVGSLRSYFVINEAKRELAYPIEMPSTF, encoded by the coding sequence ATGAATACAAACACTTTGGATCAGGTTGATCTGCAAATTTTGCGTTTACTTCAAACAGATGCGAAGTTAACCAATAAACAACTTGCGCTTAAGCTGCACAAAGCCAGCAATACGATTTACGACAGGGTAGACAAATTAAAAAAGCTGGGTTATATAACCGGTACCATGACGCTCATCAACAGAAAAAAAATGGGTGAATTCCTGATTGCCTTCACCCATGTGCAATTGAATGAACATACTACAGATTCACTTAAGGCCTTCCAGTATGAAGCTTCAAAATTTTCCGAAGTTATGGAATGCTACCACATGACAGGATCTTTCGATTTTAACTTAAAAATAGTGGTGCGCGATATGACTTCGTACAATGAATTTCTGGTAGAACGCCTGGCAAAACTTTCACATGTAGGTTCACTAAGGAGCTATTTTGTAATCAATGAGGCCAAGCGTGAACTGGCTTATCCTATTGAAATGCCATCAACCTTTTAA
- a CDS encoding MFS transporter, with product MQRNNFLVGVILLIWFVISFVTNILGPLMPIIIQTYKLSLTMAAFLPFSFFLAYGIMSIPSGIMIEKIGEKKSMLIAFSLNFIGAISFGLYPQYGIALGSLFIIGMGMAMLQVIINPLMRTAGGEENFAFFSVLGQLVFGLASFVSPFVFSYLLTALTAHPIENPLVGVLAGLVKDGLSWTALYWLFSFIFLLILLLLSFISMPAVELKEDEKTGAGSVYLGLLKNKDVVLFFIGIVAYVGTEQALANWMSEFLRTYHGVDPNKDGAQVVAWFWGLMSLGCLLGLALLKLWDSKLILKMATVISIVVVSLALFGSKELALYSFPAAGFFISVMFSIIFSLALNSVSQHHGSFSGILCSGIFGGALVPLIIGALGDLIGLRFALVFLYFTLGYILFLAYYAKPMINNKTVKLKELF from the coding sequence ATGCAGCGTAATAATTTTTTAGTTGGTGTTATTTTACTGATCTGGTTTGTCATTTCATTTGTTACCAATATTTTGGGGCCATTGATGCCAATCATTATCCAGACTTATAAGCTGAGCTTAACGATGGCAGCTTTTTTGCCGTTCTCCTTTTTCCTGGCTTATGGTATTATGTCCATCCCCTCGGGTATCATGATAGAAAAGATCGGTGAGAAAAAATCCATGCTCATCGCTTTTTCGCTGAACTTTATTGGTGCCATATCCTTTGGCCTGTATCCGCAATATGGCATTGCGTTAGGATCACTGTTTATTATTGGAATGGGAATGGCTATGCTCCAGGTCATCATTAACCCGCTGATGCGTACTGCAGGGGGTGAAGAAAATTTTGCTTTCTTTTCTGTGCTGGGGCAACTGGTATTTGGACTGGCCTCTTTTGTAAGCCCCTTTGTATTTTCCTATTTGCTCACTGCACTTACTGCCCATCCCATTGAAAACCCTTTAGTTGGGGTATTGGCTGGCCTTGTTAAAGATGGTTTGTCCTGGACAGCCCTTTACTGGCTGTTTAGCTTTATCTTTTTATTGATCCTGCTGCTGCTTTCTTTTATCAGCATGCCTGCGGTAGAACTGAAAGAAGATGAAAAAACTGGTGCTGGCAGTGTTTATTTAGGACTGTTAAAGAATAAGGACGTTGTACTTTTCTTTATCGGTATTGTGGCTTATGTAGGTACGGAACAGGCCCTGGCCAACTGGATGTCTGAATTTTTAAGAACTTATCACGGAGTTGATCCCAATAAAGATGGCGCCCAGGTAGTAGCATGGTTCTGGGGTTTAATGTCATTGGGCTGTTTACTTGGTCTGGCGCTCTTAAAGCTTTGGGATTCCAAACTCATTCTTAAAATGGCGACAGTAATTTCCATTGTGGTGGTTTCACTGGCTTTATTTGGCAGTAAAGAACTGGCTTTATATTCATTTCCGGCAGCAGGTTTTTTTATCTCGGTTATGTTCTCCATTATTTTTTCGCTGGCTTTAAATTCGGTTTCGCAGCATCATGGTTCATTTTCAGGAATTTTGTGTTCAGGTATTTTTGGAGGGGCATTGGTACCCCTGATCATTGGTGCGCTCGGAGATCTGATCGGTTTGCGTTTTGCACTGGTGTTCCTGTACTTTACACTAGGTTATATTTTGTTCCTGGCCTACTATGCAAAACCAATGATCAATAACAAAACGGTAAAGTTAAAAGAGCTTTTTTAA
- a CDS encoding ROK family protein: MAQSYAIGIDVGGSSLKCGLVNEMGEVIYSFLFPLNNVLTEGEVIALINAAIRKCVEHAPAQVIGVGIGFPGIVDQNVVIGGADNLPGFENLDLGRIIAGSTSLNVVIDNDANMMGWGELIYGSAGNCTDVVFITVGTGIGGGLIINGKLYGGYKNRGTELGHITIQHGGTRCSCGSSGCFEAYASVAALINDYAELHGTDAEGITGKMIVDKYRANEVQAIEVMEKHFDYMATGIASFVNVFSPQKVVIGGGISESGDFYIEEIKRRVLEIAMPGTVQYTRIVAAKLGNQAGLLGCAARVFSKFK; this comes from the coding sequence TTGGCACAATCTTACGCAATCGGAATTGATGTTGGCGGCTCATCTTTAAAATGCGGCCTGGTAAATGAAATGGGAGAGGTCATCTATTCCTTTTTATTTCCACTAAACAATGTTTTAACAGAAGGGGAGGTCATAGCCCTGATCAACGCGGCCATACGTAAGTGTGTGGAGCATGCCCCCGCACAGGTAATTGGTGTTGGTATTGGTTTTCCGGGCATTGTTGACCAAAATGTAGTTATTGGCGGAGCAGATAACCTGCCCGGCTTTGAAAACCTAGACCTGGGCAGGATCATTGCCGGCTCTACCAGTTTAAACGTGGTGATAGACAATGATGCAAATATGATGGGTTGGGGAGAACTGATCTATGGTTCCGCCGGCAATTGTACGGATGTGGTTTTTATTACCGTAGGAACGGGGATAGGTGGCGGACTGATCATCAATGGAAAACTTTACGGCGGGTATAAAAACAGGGGCACAGAACTGGGACATATTACCATACAGCACGGAGGTACCAGGTGTTCCTGCGGTTCTTCCGGTTGCTTTGAAGCTTATGCTTCTGTAGCTGCATTAATTAATGATTATGCTGAGCTTCATGGAACAGATGCAGAAGGCATTACAGGTAAAATGATTGTAGATAAATACCGGGCTAATGAAGTACAGGCAATTGAAGTGATGGAAAAACATTTCGACTATATGGCCACAGGCATTGCCAGCTTTGTCAATGTGTTTAGTCCGCAAAAAGTAGTTATTGGTGGCGGCATCAGCGAGTCGGGCGATTTTTATATTGAAGAGATCAAAAGGAGAGTTTTGGAAATAGCTATGCCCGGCACAGTTCAATATACCCGTATTGTGGCCGCAAAATTAGGCAATCAGGCCGGTTTGCTGGGCTGTGCGGCAAGGGTATTCTCAAAATTTAAATAA
- a CDS encoding hybrid sensor histidine kinase/response regulator transcription factor, translating into MRRGALYCYLLVLLLAARLPVHAQTNPDQNVKRYFRSISVDKGLSQSTVFAIVQDTLGFMWMATQDGLNRYDGETFTVYRPSKGDKKSIQSNYIRSIYLDHKGLLWVGGNQGVSRYDYASNNFQNYKLPRKPGEWYISSVIQDADKLIWASSSAGELFCLDQHTEQFKQVNFDASAYGIKSVRHLALLKNTLLVGTDVGLFKMNMKSRKLTSFNLGSAKPINELFIDDQVLWVGTEGNGLIKYNLTTGDWQNYRHLVTTVNGSLADNDVRGISKDAQGNLWLGTFRGLSILDPKTGIFQNYYHQASIPYTLSQNSVRFVYRDKQMGMWMGTFYGGINYYHQNDIKFNLLNQNTGGLSLNDQVVNLIKEDSKDNFWIGTNDKGLNYWDRKAGTIRYYTYKESDPNSLSSNNIKSIAFDQSGKLLVGTHNAGLNYLDPVTGKSKVFRHVASDPKSITGDMVYALLKDHQNRIWVGTRTGLDQFNVADQSFSHIYIDKAGKRLTSDELTYLLEDSKKRIWIGTTNGVNLFYPENLLFDPFPGAMLSNDVVSCIAEDHKKRIWVGTRDGLNLFDENTRSFVTFNTRKDFLKGTIYGIQPDDDGYLWISTNKGLVKFDPDTRKIQMFDNKDGLQNNQFNLYAFCKANDGMMLFGGINGISYFYPRTLDQAPLKLKVTFTGLEVFNKTVVPDDGYGILDQHIDQAAKLTFGHEFKQFSIFFNAFNYISPNRTKYQYKLEGFDADWQLTDNVPKASYTNLQPGKYIFHVKAIGPLGESSATKSLEIVVLPPWWNSNWFYLLVCLLGAGAGYIVYRVVSERIRTLHQLKLERMEREKVNSINQMKMDFFTNVSHEFRTPLTLILAPLEEIMNKPVTDKSLRRHHELMLLNAKRLYHLVDQLFEFKKTELGTKKLKVNRADMVSFIHEVYSSFSTLSAKNKIKYTYNSTEARLPFYFDKDSIEKILFNLLSNAFKYTPEAGSITVELTRKNNDAVIKVSDTGIGIDIKHQDRIFDRFYQVSGAEMNLGSGVGLAFTKRLVELHHGTITVESAPGKGSMFIVSIPLADEQYDADEHSGSQHYELSVENDEQGNFAEDVAFENPIAADDSQEKEKLLVVDDNPEIVDYLKNYFSNIYQVSVAYDGKEALGLLDEEQVDLIICDVMMPELDGIHFCKKIKQNIRTCHIPVVLLTAKNETNHQIKGLEVGADDYVTKPFSIALLEAKLQNISRSRKRLKEYYSSSTEIIPENIAFNTLDEDFLREAIAIIESHITESDFSVDKFSREIGMSRSNLYLKLKAITGESATDFIKRIRFKKAVELMESRQYTIAQVAYMSGFNSPSYFSTAFKQYYDCMPTEYLAKKDLEGN; encoded by the coding sequence ATGAGGAGAGGTGCTTTATATTGTTATTTGTTGGTATTGCTGTTGGCAGCCAGATTGCCGGTACATGCCCAGACCAACCCTGATCAAAATGTAAAGCGTTATTTCAGAAGTATTTCTGTAGATAAGGGCTTGTCGCAAAGCACGGTTTTCGCCATTGTACAGGATACACTGGGATTTATGTGGATGGCCACCCAGGACGGACTTAATCGTTATGACGGGGAAACTTTTACAGTATACAGACCCTCCAAAGGCGATAAAAAAAGCATACAGTCGAATTACATCAGGAGCATTTATCTTGACCACAAGGGCTTGTTATGGGTTGGTGGTAACCAGGGTGTGAGCCGGTATGATTATGCGAGTAACAATTTTCAGAATTATAAGTTGCCAAGAAAGCCTGGCGAATGGTACATTTCATCTGTCATACAGGATGCGGATAAACTAATATGGGCCAGTTCCAGTGCGGGTGAACTGTTTTGTCTGGATCAACATACTGAGCAGTTCAAACAGGTTAATTTTGATGCATCTGCCTATGGCATTAAAAGTGTACGCCACCTGGCGCTGTTGAAAAACACGTTGCTGGTAGGCACAGATGTGGGACTGTTTAAAATGAACATGAAGAGCCGTAAACTGACTTCGTTTAATCTGGGCTCGGCTAAACCCATAAATGAACTTTTTATTGATGACCAGGTATTGTGGGTGGGAACAGAAGGCAACGGGTTGATCAAATATAACCTGACTACCGGCGACTGGCAAAATTACAGGCACCTGGTAACAACAGTAAATGGCAGTCTGGCCGATAATGACGTACGTGGCATCAGTAAAGATGCTCAGGGAAACCTCTGGTTGGGTACATTCAGGGGCCTTTCTATCCTCGACCCTAAGACCGGTATTTTTCAGAATTACTATCACCAGGCTTCTATTCCTTATACCCTGAGCCAGAATTCTGTACGTTTTGTATACCGTGATAAGCAAATGGGTATGTGGATGGGTACTTTTTACGGAGGCATAAACTATTACCATCAAAACGACATTAAATTTAACCTGCTCAATCAGAATACAGGTGGCTTATCCTTAAATGACCAGGTAGTTAACCTGATTAAAGAAGACAGTAAGGATAACTTTTGGATTGGTACAAATGATAAAGGACTGAACTACTGGGACCGCAAAGCCGGTACAATCAGGTATTATACTTATAAGGAATCTGATCCGAATTCACTGAGCTCGAACAATATCAAGTCGATTGCTTTTGATCAAAGTGGTAAACTATTGGTAGGTACACATAATGCGGGCTTAAATTACCTGGATCCGGTTACCGGAAAAAGTAAAGTTTTCAGACATGTGGCCAGTGATCCGAAAAGCATCACCGGCGATATGGTATATGCCCTTTTAAAAGATCATCAGAACAGGATCTGGGTAGGAACAAGGACGGGGCTGGATCAGTTTAATGTAGCCGATCAGTCTTTCTCACACATTTACATCGACAAGGCAGGCAAACGTTTAACTTCTGATGAGCTCACTTATTTGCTGGAAGATTCCAAAAAGAGGATCTGGATCGGTACAACAAATGGTGTGAACCTGTTTTATCCCGAAAACCTGTTGTTTGATCCTTTTCCGGGTGCAATGCTGAGCAACGATGTAGTGAGCTGTATTGCTGAAGACCATAAAAAACGGATCTGGGTAGGTACCAGGGACGGTTTAAATCTTTTTGATGAAAATACCCGTTCTTTTGTAACCTTTAATACCCGCAAGGATTTTCTTAAGGGTACCATTTATGGCATACAGCCAGATGATGATGGCTACCTTTGGATATCCACCAATAAAGGCCTGGTGAAATTTGACCCCGATACCCGTAAAATACAAATGTTCGACAACAAGGACGGCTTGCAAAACAACCAGTTTAATTTGTACGCTTTTTGTAAAGCCAATGATGGAATGATGCTTTTTGGTGGTATAAACGGGATATCTTATTTCTATCCCAGAACATTAGACCAGGCCCCGCTTAAGCTGAAGGTGACTTTTACCGGGTTGGAAGTGTTTAATAAAACAGTAGTTCCTGATGATGGTTATGGCATTTTGGACCAGCACATTGACCAGGCTGCCAAACTCACTTTTGGACATGAATTTAAGCAGTTCAGCATTTTCTTTAATGCTTTTAACTATATCTCACCCAACAGAACCAAATACCAGTATAAACTGGAGGGCTTTGATGCCGACTGGCAGTTAACAGATAATGTACCGAAGGCCAGTTATACCAATCTGCAACCTGGTAAATATATATTTCATGTAAAAGCGATTGGGCCGCTTGGGGAAAGCAGTGCAACGAAAAGCCTGGAGATAGTAGTGTTGCCACCCTGGTGGAACAGCAACTGGTTTTACCTGCTGGTTTGCCTGTTGGGGGCTGGAGCTGGTTATATTGTATATAGGGTGGTTTCTGAGCGTATCAGAACACTGCACCAGTTAAAGCTGGAAAGAATGGAAAGAGAAAAGGTCAATTCCATTAACCAGATGAAAATGGATTTCTTTACCAATGTATCTCATGAATTCAGGACACCACTTACCTTAATCCTGGCTCCGCTGGAAGAGATCATGAACAAGCCTGTAACAGATAAATCGTTGCGCAGGCACCATGAACTGATGCTGTTGAACGCAAAACGGTTGTATCACCTGGTCGATCAGTTGTTTGAATTCAAAAAGACAGAGCTGGGCACCAAGAAACTGAAAGTGAACCGGGCCGATATGGTGAGTTTTATTCATGAGGTTTATAGCTCTTTTAGTACGCTTTCTGCCAAAAACAAGATCAAATACACTTACAATTCCACCGAAGCACGACTGCCTTTTTATTTTGATAAGGATTCTATTGAAAAAATACTGTTCAACCTATTGTCCAACGCCTTTAAATATACGCCGGAGGCAGGATCTATAACAGTTGAACTGACCAGGAAGAACAATGATGCGGTGATTAAGGTAAGTGATACGGGTATAGGGATAGACATAAAACATCAGGATAGGATCTTTGACCGTTTTTATCAGGTGAGCGGAGCCGAAATGAACCTGGGCTCGGGGGTTGGACTGGCCTTTACCAAACGCCTGGTAGAATTGCACCATGGTACCATTACAGTAGAAAGTGCCCCCGGCAAGGGTAGTATGTTTATCGTTTCTATTCCACTTGCTGATGAGCAGTATGATGCGGATGAACACAGTGGAAGCCAGCATTATGAGCTGTCGGTTGAAAATGACGAGCAAGGAAATTTTGCTGAAGATGTGGCGTTTGAAAACCCCATAGCAGCAGATGACAGTCAGGAAAAAGAGAAGTTGCTGGTGGTAGATGACAATCCTGAAATTGTAGATTACCTTAAGAATTATTTCAGCAACATTTACCAGGTTAGCGTTGCCTACGATGGTAAAGAGGCACTGGGCCTGCTGGATGAGGAACAGGTAGACCTGATCATCTGTGATGTGATGATGCCAGAGCTGGATGGCATACATTTTTGCAAGAAGATCAAACAGAATATCCGGACCTGTCATATTCCGGTAGTGTTGCTTACAGCAAAAAATGAGACCAACCACCAGATCAAAGGGCTCGAAGTTGGGGCAGATGATTATGTAACGAAGCCTTTTTCTATCGCTTTACTGGAGGCCAAGCTGCAAAATATCAGTCGTTCCAGAAAGCGGCTGAAAGAGTATTATTCAAGTTCAACGGAGATTATTCCTGAAAATATTGCTTTTAATACACTTGATGAAGACTTCTTAAGGGAAGCCATTGCAATTATCGAGTCGCACATTACAGAATCAGATTTTTCAGTAGATAAATTCAGCAGGGAAATCGGCATGAGCCGTTCCAATTTGTATTTGAAGCTAAAAGCCATTACCGGTGAATCTGCAACTGATTTTATCAAAAGGATCCGCTTTAAAAAAGCGGTAGAACTGATGGAATCCAGACAATATACCATTGCACAGGTAGCCTACATGTCGGGCTTCAATTCTCCTTCCTATTTTTCGACGGCCTTTAAACAATATTACGATTGTATGCCTACAGAATATCTTGCAAAAAAGGATTTGGAAGGCAATTAA